From a single Phacochoerus africanus isolate WHEZ1 chromosome 11, ROS_Pafr_v1, whole genome shotgun sequence genomic region:
- the KMT2E gene encoding inactive histone-lysine N-methyltransferase 2E isoform X2, with product MSIVIPLGVDTAETSYLEMAAGSEPESVEASPVVVEKSNSYPHQLYTSSSHHSHSYIGLPYADHNYGARPPPTPPASPPPSVLISKNEVGIFTTPNFDETSSATTISTSEDGSYGTDVTRCICGFTHDDGYMICCDKCSVWQHIDCMGIDRQHIPDTYLCERCQPRSLDKERAVLLQRRKRENMSDGDTSATESGDEVPVELYTAFQHTPTSITLTASRVSKVNDKRRKKSGEKEQNISKCKKAFREGSRKSSRVKGSAPEIDPSSDGSNFGWETKIKAWMDRYEEANNNQYSEGVQREAQRIALRLGNGTDKKEINKSDLNTNNLLFKPPVESHIQKNKKILKSAKDLPPDALIIEYRGKFMLREQFEANGYFFKRPYPFVLFYSKFHGLEMCVDARTFGNEARFIRRSCTPNAEVRHEIEDGTIHLYIYSIQSIPKGTEITIAFDFDYGNCKYKVDCACLKENPECPVLKRSSESMENINSGYETRRKKGKKEKDVSKEKDTQNQNITLDCEGTVNKMKSPETKQRKLSPLRLSVSNNQEPDFIDDIEEKTPISNEVEMESEEQIAERKRKMTREERKMEAILQAFARLEKREKRREQALERISTAKTEVKTECKDAQIVSDAEVIQEQTKEETASKPTPAKVNRTKQRKSFSRSRTHIGQQRRRHRTVSMCSDIQPSSPDIEVTSQQNDIENTVLAIEPETETALAEIIAETEVPTLNKCPTKYPKTKKHLVNEWLSEKNEKTGKPSDSLSERPLRITTDPEVLATQLNSLPGLTYSPHVYSTPKHYIRFTSPFLSEKRRRKEPPENISGSCKKRWLKQALEEENSAVLHRFNSPCQERSRSPTVNDLTTPLKKRRLYQLLESAYSETSTPTPSPYATPTHTDITPTDPSFATPPRIKSDDEACRNGYKPIYSPVTPVTPGTPGNTMHFENISSPESSPEIKRRTYSQEGYDRSSTMLTLGPFRNSNLSELGLQEIKTIGYASPRNRTEVNRQCPGEKESVSDLQLGLDAIEQTALHKTMETPTHDRTDSNSQLESAHSGRGPMYSSWVKSPDRTGVNFSVNSNLRDLTPSHQLEVGGGFRISESKCLMQDDTRGMFMETPVFCTSEDGLVSGFGRTVNDSLIDGSCTPQNPPQKKKVSLLEYRKRQREARKSGSKAERFPLVSVSPHTSGNLSSNSGDGCTSRSENGEQVESTASLPLPTPVTAYHATLEETTNNCPVKEASTSEKNEPEVQWTASTSVEQVRERSYHRALLLSDHRKDKDSGGESPCVPCSPSHVPSSPSSHSNHIPQLQPKGPVPSFSELMEDPDPENPEPMTTNECPSPDTSHNTCKSPSKMSKPGSPGPVIPVQPHGKILTKPDSHWEGTVIVPEAENGVHLKTELQQKQLLNNTQALSKNHPSQPLGRSSSEQLSQKLPSAPVKLHCPPSPHTENPPKSSTPHTPIQHGYPSPKPPAQQLSSPYRPHHSQSPQVGTPQREPQRNFYPAAQSLQVNTQQATSGALFTQTPSGQSSATYSQFNQQSLSSAAPPPPPPPPPSSSYYQNQQPSANFQNYNQLKGSLSQQTVFTSGPNQALPGTTSQQTVPGHHVTPGHFLPSQNPTIHHQTAAAVVPPPPPPPPAPGPHLVQQPSSHQQHPVAHVVGPVHAVTPGSHIHSQTAGHHLPPPPPPPGPAPHHHPPPHPSTGLQGLQAQHQHVVSSAPPPPPPPPPSSVLASGHHTTSAQALHHPPHQGPPLFPSSAHPAVPPYPSQATHHTTLGPGPQHQPSGAGPHCPLPVAGPHLQPQGPNSIPTPTASGFCPHPGSVALPHGVQGPQQASPVPGQIPIHRAQVPPTFQNNYHGSGWH from the exons AGAGAGGGCGGTGCTACTCCAACGCCGGAAAAGGGAAAATATGTCAG ATGGTGATACCAGTGCAACTGAGAGTGGTGATGAGGTTCCTGTGGAATTATATACTGCATTTCAGCATACCCCAACATCAATTACTTTAACTGCTTCAAGAGTTTCCAAGGTTAATGATAAACGAAGGAAAAAAAGTggggagaaagaacaaaacatttccaaatgtaaaaaa GCCTTTCGTGAAGGATCTAGGAAATCATCAAGAGTTAAG ggctCAGCTCCAGAGATTGATCCTTCATCTGATGGTTCAAATTTTGGATGGGAGACAAAAATCAAAGCATGGATGGATCGATATGAAGAGGCAAATAATAACCAGTATAGTGAGGGTGTTCAGAGGGAGGCACAAAGAATAGCTCTGAGATTAGGCAATGGAACGgacaaaaaagagataaataaatcagATTTGAATACCAACAATTTGCTCTTCAAACCTCCTGTAGAG agtcatatacaaaagaataagaaaattctGAAATCTGCAAAAGATTTACCTCCCGATGCACTTATCATTGAATACAGAGGGAAGTTTATGCTAAGAGAACAGTTTGAAGCAAATGGATATTTCTTTAAGAg acCATAcccttttgttttattctattctaaATTTCATGGGCTGGAAATGTGTGTCGATGCAAGGACTTTTGGTAATGAAGCTCGGTTCATCAGGCGTTCTTGTACACCCAATGCAGAG GTGAGGCATGAAATTGAAGATGGAACCATACATCTTTACATTTATTCTATACAAAGTATTCCAAAAGGAACTGAAATTACTATTGCCTTTGATTTTGACTATGGGAATTG caagtacaAGGTGGATTGTGCATGCCTCAAAGAAAATCCAGAGTGCCCTGTTCTAAAACGTAGTTCTGAATCCATGGAAAATATCAATAGTGGTTatgaaaccagaagaaaaaaaggaaaaaaagaaaaggatgtttcaaaagaaaaagatacacaaaatcaGAATATTACTTTGGATTGTGAAGGAACAGTGAACAAAATGAAGAGCCCAGAAACTAAACAGAGAAAGCTTTCTCCACTGAGACTCTCAGTATCAAATAATCAG GAACCAGATTTTATTGATGATATAGAAGAAAAAACTCCCATTAGCAACGAAGTAGAAATGGAGTCAGAAGAACAAAttgcagaaaggaaaaggaagatg aCAAGAGAAGAACGGAAAATGGAAGCAATTCTGCAAGCCTTTGCCAGacttgaaaaaagagagaaaagaagagaacaagCTTTGGAAAGGATCAGCACAGCCAAAACTGAAGTTAAAACTGAATGTAAAGATGCACAAATTGTCAGTGATGCTGAAGTTATTCAG gaacaaacaaaagaagaaactgcTAGCAAGCCAACTCCTGCCAAAGTAAATAGAACTAAGCAGAGAAAAAGTTTTTCTCGGAGTAGGACTCACATTGGACAGCAGCGTCGGAGACACAGAACTGTCAGCATGTGTTCGGATATCCAGCCATCTTCTCCTGATATAGAAGTTACTTCACAACAAAATGATATTGAAAATACTGTACTTGCAATAGAACCAGAAACTGAAACTGCACTGGCAGAAATAATTGCTGAAACTGAAGTTCCAACACTTAATAAATGTCCAACAAAgtaccccaaaacaaaaaag CACTTGGTCAATGAATGGTTAAGTGAGAAGAATGAGAAGACAGGAAAACCTTCAGATAGCCTTTCAGAAAGGCCTCTGCGCATAACTACAGATCCTGAAGTGTTAGCCACACAGCTCAATTCTTTACCCGGTCTCACTTACAGTCCGCATGTATACTCTACTCCTAAGCACTATATTAGATTTACCTCACCATTCCTCtcagaaaaaaggagaagaaaagaaccTCCTGAAAATATATCTGGTTCATGCAAGAAG CGGTGGTTGAAACAAGCTTTAGAAGAAGAAAACTCAGCAGTTTTACATAGATTTAATTCACCCTGTCAAGAAAGATCCAGAAGTCCTACAGTCAATG ATTTAACTACaccactaaaaaaaagaagactttatCAGTTATTAGAATCTGCTTACTCAGAAACCTCCACACCTACTCCTTCACCATATGCTACACCAACTCACACAGATATTACTCCTACGGACCCATCATTTGCCACTCCTCCACGGATAAAGTCAGATGATGAAGCTTGTAGAAATGGTTATAAGCCCATATATTCACCAGTTACCCCAGTAACTCCTGGCACACCAGGAAATACCATGCACTTTGAG AATATTTCTTCCCCAGAAAGTTCTCCAGAAATTAAGAGACGCACTTATAGTCAAGAG ggataTGACAGATCTTCAACCATGTTAACACTGGGGCCTTTTAGAAATTCCAATTTATCTGAACTGGGCCTGCAAGAAATAAAGACTATTGGTTATGCCAGCCCTAGGAATAGGACTGAAGTCAATAGACAGTGCCCTGGAGAAAAGGAATCTGTGTCAGACCTTCAGCTGGGACTTGATGCAATTGAGCAAACTGCCTTACATAAAACCATGGAAACACCAACACATGACAGGACTGATTCTAACAGCCAACTGGAATCTGCTCACTCTGGACGGGGCCCAATGTATTCTTCCTGGGTAAAGAGTCCTGATAGAACAGGAGTTAACTTCTCAGTGAACTCTAACTTGAGGGACCTGACACCCTCACATCAGTTGGAGGTTGGAGGAGGCTTCCGAATAAGTGAGTCAAAGTGCCTGATGCAGGATGATACTAGAGGCATGTTTATGGAAACACCTGTGTTTTGTACTTCAGAAGATGGGCTTGTATCTGGTTTCGGACGGACTGTTAATGACAGTTTGATCGACGGAAGTTGCACACCCCAGAATCCACCACAGAAGAAAAAG GTTTCTCTATTAGAGTACCGGAAGAGACAACGTGAAGCTAGGAAAAGTGGTTCTAAGGCAGAACGCTTTCCACTGGTTAgtgtatcacctcacacaagtgGAAACTTGAGCAGCAACAGTGGTGATGGGTGTACCAGCAGGAGTGAAAATGGGGAGCAGGTAGAAAGCACTGCTAGCCTACCTTTACCAACACCAGTTACAGCTTATCATGCTACTTTGGAAGAAACCACCAATAACTGTCCTGTTAAGGAAGCCTCTACTAGTGAAAAGAATGAACCAGAAGTTCAATG GACTGCCTCAACTTCAGTGGAGCAAGTGAGAGAGAGGAGTTATCACAGAGCTTTACTTCTCAGTGATCACCGAAAAGATAAAGATAGTG GGGGAGAATCACCATGTGTCCCATGTTCACCGAGTCATGTTCCGTCTTCACCTTCATCTCATTCAAATCACATCCCCCAGTTGCAACCCAAGGGCCCAGTCCCTTCTTTCAGTGAACTTATGGAAG ATCCTGATCCTGAAAATCCAGAACCCATGACTACAAATGAATGTCCATCCCCAGATACTTCCCATAATACTTGTAAAAGCCCTTCAAAAATGAGCAAG ccTGGTTCACCTGGACCTGTAATTCCTGTTCAACCACATGGGAAAATACTCACAAAACCCGACTCCCATTGGGAGGGAACAGTTATTGTGCCAGAAGCTGAGAATGGTGTTCACTTGAAAACAGAGCTCCAACAAAAACAGCTATTAAATAACACCCAAGCACTTTCAAAAAATCATCCTTCACAGCCACTCGGTCGCAGTTCATCTGAGCAACTTTCACAAAAGCTGCCTTCTGCCCCAGTGAAGTTGCACTGTCCTCCATCACCTCACACAGAAAATCCTCCAAAGTCATCGACGCCTCACACGCCCATACAGCATGGGTATCCTTCACCAAAGCCGCCTGCACAGCAGCTCAGCTCTCCCTACAGGCCTCACCATTCACAGTCGCCTCAAGTTGGAACACCTCAGCGGGAGCCTCAAAGAAATTTTTATCCAGCAGCACAGAGCCTTCAAGTCAACACTCAGCAGGCAACTTCCGGAGCATTATTTACACAGACACCCTCAGGACAATCTTCAGCAACATACAGTCAGTTTAACCAACAAAGTCTGAGCAGCGCGgcaccaccccctccaccccctccacccccttctTCGTCATATTATCAAAACCAGCAGCCTTCTGCAAACTTTCAGAATTATAATCAGCTTAAAGGTAGTCTTTCCCAACAAACTGTGTTTACATCAGGACCAAATCAAGCACTTCCTGGCACCACAAGTCAGCAAACAGTTCCAGGACACCACGTTACTCCAGGGCACTTTCTGCCTTCCCAGAACCCTACTATTCACCATCagactgctgctgctgtggtcccaccccctcctccaccaccacctgctCCAGGACCACACCTTGTACAACAGCCGAGTTCCCATCAGCAACACCCTGTAGCACACGTAGTGGGACCTGTTCATGCCGTCACCCCCGGGTCACATATTCATTCTCAAACTGCTGGACACCAtttgccaccaccacccccacctcctggtcCTGCCCCTCATCACCATCCACCGCCCCATCCTTCCACAGGACTCCAAGGTCTGCAAGCACAACACCAGCATGTCGTCAGTTCAGCTCCtccaccaccccctcctcctccgcctTCCAGTGTTTTGGCTTCTGGTCATCATACCACATCAGCTCAAGCCTTACATCATCCACCTCATCAAGGACCTCCACTTTTCCCTTCAAGTGCTCATCCAGCCGTACCACCATATCCCTCACAAGCTACACATCACACCACGCTGGGACCGGGACCCCAACACCAGCCTTCTGGAGCAGGGCCACATTGTCCGTTACCAGTTGCAGGTCCTCATCTCCAGCCCCAAGGACCAAACAGTATTCCAACACCTACTGCTTCAGGGTTCTGTCCACATCCTGGCTCTGTGGCCCTGCCACATGGGGTTCAAGGACCTCAGCAGGCATCTCCAGTGCCTGGACAGATTCCAATTCACAGAGCACAGGTGCCACCAACATTTCAGAACAATTACCATGGTTCAGGGTGGCATTAG
- the KMT2E gene encoding inactive histone-lysine N-methyltransferase 2E isoform X1: MSIVIPLGVDTAETSYLEMAAGSEPESVEASPVVVEKSNSYPHQLYTSSSHHSHSYIGLPYADHNYGARPPPTPPASPPPSVLISKNEVGIFTTPNFDETSSATTISTSEDGSYGTDVTRCICGFTHDDGYMICCDKCSVWQHIDCMGIDRQHIPDTYLCERCQPRSLDKERAVLLQRRKRENMSDGDTSATESGDEVPVELYTAFQHTPTSITLTASRVSKVNDKRRKKSGEKEQNISKCKKAFREGSRKSSRVKGSAPEIDPSSDGSNFGWETKIKAWMDRYEEANNNQYSEGVQREAQRIALRLGNGTDKKEINKSDLNTNNLLFKPPVESHIQKNKKILKSAKDLPPDALIIEYRGKFMLREQFEANGYFFKRPYPFVLFYSKFHGLEMCVDARTFGNEARFIRRSCTPNAEVRHEIEDGTIHLYIYSIQSIPKGTEITIAFDFDYGNCKYKVDCACLKENPECPVLKRSSESMENINSGYETRRKKGKKEKDVSKEKDTQNQNITLDCEGTVNKMKSPETKQRKLSPLRLSVSNNQEPDFIDDIEEKTPISNEVEMESEEQIAERKRKMTREERKMEAILQAFARLEKREKRREQALERISTAKTEVKTECKDAQIVSDAEVIQEQTKEETASKPTPAKVNRTKQRKSFSRSRTHIGQQRRRHRTVSMCSDIQPSSPDIEVTSQQNDIENTVLAIEPETETALAEIIAETEVPTLNKCPTKYPKTKKHLVNEWLSEKNEKTGKPSDSLSERPLRITTDPEVLATQLNSLPGLTYSPHVYSTPKHYIRFTSPFLSEKRRRKEPPENISGSCKKRWLKQALEEENSAVLHRFNSPCQERSRSPTVNGENKSPLLLTDSCSLPDLTTPLKKRRLYQLLESAYSETSTPTPSPYATPTHTDITPTDPSFATPPRIKSDDEACRNGYKPIYSPVTPVTPGTPGNTMHFENISSPESSPEIKRRTYSQEGYDRSSTMLTLGPFRNSNLSELGLQEIKTIGYASPRNRTEVNRQCPGEKESVSDLQLGLDAIEQTALHKTMETPTHDRTDSNSQLESAHSGRGPMYSSWVKSPDRTGVNFSVNSNLRDLTPSHQLEVGGGFRISESKCLMQDDTRGMFMETPVFCTSEDGLVSGFGRTVNDSLIDGSCTPQNPPQKKKVSLLEYRKRQREARKSGSKAERFPLVSVSPHTSGNLSSNSGDGCTSRSENGEQVESTASLPLPTPVTAYHATLEETTNNCPVKEASTSEKNEPEVQWTASTSVEQVRERSYHRALLLSDHRKDKDSGGESPCVPCSPSHVPSSPSSHSNHIPQLQPKGPVPSFSELMEDPDPENPEPMTTNECPSPDTSHNTCKSPSKMSKPGSPGPVIPVQPHGKILTKPDSHWEGTVIVPEAENGVHLKTELQQKQLLNNTQALSKNHPSQPLGRSSSEQLSQKLPSAPVKLHCPPSPHTENPPKSSTPHTPIQHGYPSPKPPAQQLSSPYRPHHSQSPQVGTPQREPQRNFYPAAQSLQVNTQQATSGALFTQTPSGQSSATYSQFNQQSLSSAAPPPPPPPPPSSSYYQNQQPSANFQNYNQLKGSLSQQTVFTSGPNQALPGTTSQQTVPGHHVTPGHFLPSQNPTIHHQTAAAVVPPPPPPPPAPGPHLVQQPSSHQQHPVAHVVGPVHAVTPGSHIHSQTAGHHLPPPPPPPGPAPHHHPPPHPSTGLQGLQAQHQHVVSSAPPPPPPPPPSSVLASGHHTTSAQALHHPPHQGPPLFPSSAHPAVPPYPSQATHHTTLGPGPQHQPSGAGPHCPLPVAGPHLQPQGPNSIPTPTASGFCPHPGSVALPHGVQGPQQASPVPGQIPIHRAQVPPTFQNNYHGSGWH; the protein is encoded by the exons AGAGAGGGCGGTGCTACTCCAACGCCGGAAAAGGGAAAATATGTCAG ATGGTGATACCAGTGCAACTGAGAGTGGTGATGAGGTTCCTGTGGAATTATATACTGCATTTCAGCATACCCCAACATCAATTACTTTAACTGCTTCAAGAGTTTCCAAGGTTAATGATAAACGAAGGAAAAAAAGTggggagaaagaacaaaacatttccaaatgtaaaaaa GCCTTTCGTGAAGGATCTAGGAAATCATCAAGAGTTAAG ggctCAGCTCCAGAGATTGATCCTTCATCTGATGGTTCAAATTTTGGATGGGAGACAAAAATCAAAGCATGGATGGATCGATATGAAGAGGCAAATAATAACCAGTATAGTGAGGGTGTTCAGAGGGAGGCACAAAGAATAGCTCTGAGATTAGGCAATGGAACGgacaaaaaagagataaataaatcagATTTGAATACCAACAATTTGCTCTTCAAACCTCCTGTAGAG agtcatatacaaaagaataagaaaattctGAAATCTGCAAAAGATTTACCTCCCGATGCACTTATCATTGAATACAGAGGGAAGTTTATGCTAAGAGAACAGTTTGAAGCAAATGGATATTTCTTTAAGAg acCATAcccttttgttttattctattctaaATTTCATGGGCTGGAAATGTGTGTCGATGCAAGGACTTTTGGTAATGAAGCTCGGTTCATCAGGCGTTCTTGTACACCCAATGCAGAG GTGAGGCATGAAATTGAAGATGGAACCATACATCTTTACATTTATTCTATACAAAGTATTCCAAAAGGAACTGAAATTACTATTGCCTTTGATTTTGACTATGGGAATTG caagtacaAGGTGGATTGTGCATGCCTCAAAGAAAATCCAGAGTGCCCTGTTCTAAAACGTAGTTCTGAATCCATGGAAAATATCAATAGTGGTTatgaaaccagaagaaaaaaaggaaaaaaagaaaaggatgtttcaaaagaaaaagatacacaaaatcaGAATATTACTTTGGATTGTGAAGGAACAGTGAACAAAATGAAGAGCCCAGAAACTAAACAGAGAAAGCTTTCTCCACTGAGACTCTCAGTATCAAATAATCAG GAACCAGATTTTATTGATGATATAGAAGAAAAAACTCCCATTAGCAACGAAGTAGAAATGGAGTCAGAAGAACAAAttgcagaaaggaaaaggaagatg aCAAGAGAAGAACGGAAAATGGAAGCAATTCTGCAAGCCTTTGCCAGacttgaaaaaagagagaaaagaagagaacaagCTTTGGAAAGGATCAGCACAGCCAAAACTGAAGTTAAAACTGAATGTAAAGATGCACAAATTGTCAGTGATGCTGAAGTTATTCAG gaacaaacaaaagaagaaactgcTAGCAAGCCAACTCCTGCCAAAGTAAATAGAACTAAGCAGAGAAAAAGTTTTTCTCGGAGTAGGACTCACATTGGACAGCAGCGTCGGAGACACAGAACTGTCAGCATGTGTTCGGATATCCAGCCATCTTCTCCTGATATAGAAGTTACTTCACAACAAAATGATATTGAAAATACTGTACTTGCAATAGAACCAGAAACTGAAACTGCACTGGCAGAAATAATTGCTGAAACTGAAGTTCCAACACTTAATAAATGTCCAACAAAgtaccccaaaacaaaaaag CACTTGGTCAATGAATGGTTAAGTGAGAAGAATGAGAAGACAGGAAAACCTTCAGATAGCCTTTCAGAAAGGCCTCTGCGCATAACTACAGATCCTGAAGTGTTAGCCACACAGCTCAATTCTTTACCCGGTCTCACTTACAGTCCGCATGTATACTCTACTCCTAAGCACTATATTAGATTTACCTCACCATTCCTCtcagaaaaaaggagaagaaaagaaccTCCTGAAAATATATCTGGTTCATGCAAGAAG CGGTGGTTGAAACAAGCTTTAGAAGAAGAAAACTCAGCAGTTTTACATAGATTTAATTCACCCTGTCAAGAAAGATCCAGAAGTCCTACAGTCAATGGTGAAAATAAAAGTCCACTATTATTAACTGATAGCTGTTCCCTTCCAG ATTTAACTACaccactaaaaaaaagaagactttatCAGTTATTAGAATCTGCTTACTCAGAAACCTCCACACCTACTCCTTCACCATATGCTACACCAACTCACACAGATATTACTCCTACGGACCCATCATTTGCCACTCCTCCACGGATAAAGTCAGATGATGAAGCTTGTAGAAATGGTTATAAGCCCATATATTCACCAGTTACCCCAGTAACTCCTGGCACACCAGGAAATACCATGCACTTTGAG AATATTTCTTCCCCAGAAAGTTCTCCAGAAATTAAGAGACGCACTTATAGTCAAGAG ggataTGACAGATCTTCAACCATGTTAACACTGGGGCCTTTTAGAAATTCCAATTTATCTGAACTGGGCCTGCAAGAAATAAAGACTATTGGTTATGCCAGCCCTAGGAATAGGACTGAAGTCAATAGACAGTGCCCTGGAGAAAAGGAATCTGTGTCAGACCTTCAGCTGGGACTTGATGCAATTGAGCAAACTGCCTTACATAAAACCATGGAAACACCAACACATGACAGGACTGATTCTAACAGCCAACTGGAATCTGCTCACTCTGGACGGGGCCCAATGTATTCTTCCTGGGTAAAGAGTCCTGATAGAACAGGAGTTAACTTCTCAGTGAACTCTAACTTGAGGGACCTGACACCCTCACATCAGTTGGAGGTTGGAGGAGGCTTCCGAATAAGTGAGTCAAAGTGCCTGATGCAGGATGATACTAGAGGCATGTTTATGGAAACACCTGTGTTTTGTACTTCAGAAGATGGGCTTGTATCTGGTTTCGGACGGACTGTTAATGACAGTTTGATCGACGGAAGTTGCACACCCCAGAATCCACCACAGAAGAAAAAG GTTTCTCTATTAGAGTACCGGAAGAGACAACGTGAAGCTAGGAAAAGTGGTTCTAAGGCAGAACGCTTTCCACTGGTTAgtgtatcacctcacacaagtgGAAACTTGAGCAGCAACAGTGGTGATGGGTGTACCAGCAGGAGTGAAAATGGGGAGCAGGTAGAAAGCACTGCTAGCCTACCTTTACCAACACCAGTTACAGCTTATCATGCTACTTTGGAAGAAACCACCAATAACTGTCCTGTTAAGGAAGCCTCTACTAGTGAAAAGAATGAACCAGAAGTTCAATG GACTGCCTCAACTTCAGTGGAGCAAGTGAGAGAGAGGAGTTATCACAGAGCTTTACTTCTCAGTGATCACCGAAAAGATAAAGATAGTG GGGGAGAATCACCATGTGTCCCATGTTCACCGAGTCATGTTCCGTCTTCACCTTCATCTCATTCAAATCACATCCCCCAGTTGCAACCCAAGGGCCCAGTCCCTTCTTTCAGTGAACTTATGGAAG ATCCTGATCCTGAAAATCCAGAACCCATGACTACAAATGAATGTCCATCCCCAGATACTTCCCATAATACTTGTAAAAGCCCTTCAAAAATGAGCAAG ccTGGTTCACCTGGACCTGTAATTCCTGTTCAACCACATGGGAAAATACTCACAAAACCCGACTCCCATTGGGAGGGAACAGTTATTGTGCCAGAAGCTGAGAATGGTGTTCACTTGAAAACAGAGCTCCAACAAAAACAGCTATTAAATAACACCCAAGCACTTTCAAAAAATCATCCTTCACAGCCACTCGGTCGCAGTTCATCTGAGCAACTTTCACAAAAGCTGCCTTCTGCCCCAGTGAAGTTGCACTGTCCTCCATCACCTCACACAGAAAATCCTCCAAAGTCATCGACGCCTCACACGCCCATACAGCATGGGTATCCTTCACCAAAGCCGCCTGCACAGCAGCTCAGCTCTCCCTACAGGCCTCACCATTCACAGTCGCCTCAAGTTGGAACACCTCAGCGGGAGCCTCAAAGAAATTTTTATCCAGCAGCACAGAGCCTTCAAGTCAACACTCAGCAGGCAACTTCCGGAGCATTATTTACACAGACACCCTCAGGACAATCTTCAGCAACATACAGTCAGTTTAACCAACAAAGTCTGAGCAGCGCGgcaccaccccctccaccccctccacccccttctTCGTCATATTATCAAAACCAGCAGCCTTCTGCAAACTTTCAGAATTATAATCAGCTTAAAGGTAGTCTTTCCCAACAAACTGTGTTTACATCAGGACCAAATCAAGCACTTCCTGGCACCACAAGTCAGCAAACAGTTCCAGGACACCACGTTACTCCAGGGCACTTTCTGCCTTCCCAGAACCCTACTATTCACCATCagactgctgctgctgtggtcccaccccctcctccaccaccacctgctCCAGGACCACACCTTGTACAACAGCCGAGTTCCCATCAGCAACACCCTGTAGCACACGTAGTGGGACCTGTTCATGCCGTCACCCCCGGGTCACATATTCATTCTCAAACTGCTGGACACCAtttgccaccaccacccccacctcctggtcCTGCCCCTCATCACCATCCACCGCCCCATCCTTCCACAGGACTCCAAGGTCTGCAAGCACAACACCAGCATGTCGTCAGTTCAGCTCCtccaccaccccctcctcctccgcctTCCAGTGTTTTGGCTTCTGGTCATCATACCACATCAGCTCAAGCCTTACATCATCCACCTCATCAAGGACCTCCACTTTTCCCTTCAAGTGCTCATCCAGCCGTACCACCATATCCCTCACAAGCTACACATCACACCACGCTGGGACCGGGACCCCAACACCAGCCTTCTGGAGCAGGGCCACATTGTCCGTTACCAGTTGCAGGTCCTCATCTCCAGCCCCAAGGACCAAACAGTATTCCAACACCTACTGCTTCAGGGTTCTGTCCACATCCTGGCTCTGTGGCCCTGCCACATGGGGTTCAAGGACCTCAGCAGGCATCTCCAGTGCCTGGACAGATTCCAATTCACAGAGCACAGGTGCCACCAACATTTCAGAACAATTACCATGGTTCAGGGTGGCATTAG